A region of Thermobifida halotolerans DNA encodes the following proteins:
- a CDS encoding Atu4866 domain-containing protein has protein sequence MTTVDPTRPRRDDATLAQVREPGGRPLLLTGGTVVTADPLMGDWHQADVLIGGDLIVGVGPGLLTAAEDDGMIVLDCAGTVVLPASLDLTGGRGSGTLTPGERADIAVLRIADAPKTPQGAVPARGGHLDLLITEGRVRLWNGRKVEDPDSTPDEVREPEHDPDHPYTGLWVDENGFVRQELLPDGRYDEARGDRRSAYTGRYWISGSRIDYLDDLGFWAFGEFRDGVLHHAGYRFTRR, from the coding sequence GTCGTGATGACGCGACTCTGGCCCAGGTACGGGAACCGGGAGGACGCCCGCTGCTGCTGACCGGCGGCACCGTCGTCACGGCCGACCCCCTGATGGGGGACTGGCACCAGGCGGATGTCCTCATCGGAGGGGACCTGATCGTCGGGGTGGGACCGGGGCTGCTGACGGCCGCCGAGGACGACGGCATGATCGTGCTGGACTGTGCCGGTACCGTCGTCCTGCCCGCATCCCTCGATCTCACCGGGGGCCGGGGAAGCGGCACCCTGACCCCAGGGGAGCGCGCCGACATCGCGGTGCTCCGGATCGCCGACGCGCCAAAGACGCCCCAGGGCGCCGTTCCGGCCAGAGGAGGCCACCTCGACCTGCTGATCACCGAAGGCCGGGTCCGCCTCTGGAACGGGCGGAAGGTCGAGGACCCCGACAGCACGCCCGACGAGGTGAGAGAACCCGAACACGACCCGGACCACCCCTACACCGGGCTGTGGGTCGACGAGAACGGGTTCGTCCGCCAGGAGCTGCTGCCCGACGGCCGTTACGACGAGGCGCGCGGTGACCGGAGGAGCGCCTACACCGGCCGCTACTGGATCAGCGGTTCCCGTATCGACTACCTGGACGACCTGGGATTCTGGGCCTTCGGGGAGTTCCGCGACGGGGTCCTGCACCACGCCGGATACCGGTTCACCCGGCGCTGA